Proteins from a genomic interval of Staphylococcus debuckii:
- the efeO gene encoding iron uptake system protein EfeO produces the protein MKKVTSVLLATSILLAGCGNGSSDSKDKKEADSKSSSENKKELKHATNEYKKYTDKQLDEFLKGTEDFTKAVKDKDAEKAKELYPKVRMYYERSEPVAEAFGDLDPKIDARLADLKEENKDSEWTGYHKIEKALYQDNQLNAQTDKDADQLLKDAKELDAKADTLDITPKLMLQGAVDLLNEVSTSKITGEEEIYSHTDLYDFKANIEGAQKIYELFKPILVKKDKKLSDTIQTNFDKVNKLLDKYKEGDGYASYDKVTKEDRKALSDAVNALGEPLSKMAVVTE, from the coding sequence ATGAAAAAGGTAACATCAGTTTTATTGGCGACGTCGATTTTATTAGCAGGGTGCGGTAATGGCAGCAGTGATTCGAAGGATAAAAAGGAAGCAGATTCTAAGTCTTCTTCTGAAAATAAAAAAGAACTAAAGCATGCGACTAATGAATATAAAAAGTATACTGACAAACAGTTGGACGAATTCTTGAAAGGTACTGAGGACTTCACAAAAGCGGTTAAAGATAAAGATGCTGAGAAAGCGAAGGAATTGTATCCGAAAGTGCGTATGTATTATGAACGTTCTGAGCCGGTTGCGGAAGCTTTCGGTGATTTAGATCCGAAGATTGATGCGCGTTTAGCAGATTTGAAGGAAGAAAATAAGGATTCTGAATGGACAGGCTACCATAAGATTGAGAAAGCGTTGTATCAAGATAATCAATTGAATGCTCAAACGGATAAAGATGCGGATCAATTGTTGAAAGATGCGAAGGAATTAGATGCGAAAGCGGATACTTTAGATATTACGCCGAAATTGATGTTGCAAGGGGCAGTTGACTTGTTGAATGAAGTTTCTACTTCGAAAATTACAGGTGAAGAGGAAATTTATTCTCACACTGACTTATATGACTTCAAAGCAAACATTGAAGGGGCACAAAAAATCTATGAACTCTTCAAGCCGATTTTAGTGAAAAAAGATAAAAAATTAAGCGATACGATTCAAACGAACTTTGATAAAGTGAATAAATTACTTGATAAATATAAAGAAGGTGACGGTTACGCGTCTTATGACAAAGTCACAAAAGAAGACCGTAAAGCGTTATCTGATGCGGTAAATGCGTTAGGAGAACCGTTAAGTAAGATGGCTGTGGTTACAGAATGA
- the efeB gene encoding iron uptake transporter deferrochelatase/peroxidase subunit: MTQDKHEGNEVSRRSFLKMLGIGGAGAVIGASGVGGIFTFKSMFDTPEDKENDAYEFYGKVQPGITTPSQKNVNFAVLDLKSKDKAAIKEMFKEWTKMSVKMMDGSLIGKSTKNSLLPPEDTGEAVGLGASKLTLTFGVSKSFMKKLGLSSKIPSDFKDLPHFPNDQLDKAFTGGDIMIQACANDQQVAFHAVHNLIRPFRDLIQVKWSQTGFVSGKPKETPRNLMAFKDGTVNPRSNDEYKDYVFINDGWAKNATYCIARKIQIHIETWDRTALEEQEATFGRYRHSGAPLGKKKEFDEMDLKAKDSAGQPVIPADAHARLAKEAKTSILRRAYNFMDGTNEETGALNTGLLFLCFQKAPQQFIDIQNHLGHKDKLNEYITHRGSGLFLILPGVKKGGYLGETLFS, encoded by the coding sequence ATGACACAAGACAAGCATGAAGGTAATGAAGTATCCCGTCGTTCTTTTCTGAAAATGTTAGGAATCGGCGGAGCAGGTGCAGTAATCGGAGCGAGCGGTGTCGGCGGTATCTTCACGTTCAAATCTATGTTTGATACACCTGAAGATAAAGAGAATGATGCCTATGAATTTTATGGGAAAGTACAGCCAGGCATTACGACGCCTTCGCAGAAAAATGTAAATTTCGCAGTCCTTGATTTGAAGAGCAAAGACAAGGCTGCAATTAAAGAGATGTTTAAAGAATGGACGAAAATGAGCGTTAAGATGATGGACGGTTCCTTAATCGGGAAATCGACGAAGAACAGTCTGCTTCCGCCTGAAGATACAGGAGAAGCGGTCGGGCTCGGTGCAAGCAAACTTACGTTAACATTCGGTGTCAGCAAATCCTTTATGAAAAAGCTCGGGCTCTCCAGCAAGATTCCAAGCGATTTCAAAGACTTGCCGCACTTCCCGAACGACCAGCTCGATAAAGCCTTCACAGGCGGCGACATCATGATTCAAGCCTGCGCAAACGATCAGCAAGTGGCCTTCCACGCCGTGCATAACCTGATTCGACCGTTCCGCGACCTGATTCAAGTCAAATGGTCTCAGACAGGCTTTGTGTCCGGCAAGCCGAAAGAAACCCCTAGAAATCTCATGGCCTTTAAAGACGGCACCGTGAACCCGCGCAGCAACGATGAATATAAAGATTACGTCTTTATTAACGACGGCTGGGCTAAAAATGCGACGTATTGCATTGCGCGTAAGATTCAAATTCATATCGAAACCTGGGATCGTACAGCTTTAGAAGAACAAGAAGCCACTTTCGGACGTTATCGTCACTCGGGTGCACCGCTCGGCAAGAAGAAAGAGTTCGATGAAATGGACTTGAAAGCTAAAGACAGTGCAGGACAGCCGGTCATTCCAGCTGATGCCCATGCGCGTTTAGCGAAAGAAGCTAAGACTTCTATTTTACGCCGTGCTTATAATTTTATGGATGGTACGAATGAAGAGACAGGCGCTTTGAACACCGGACTGCTCTTCTTATGCTTCCAGAAAGCACCGCAGCAATTTATCGACATCCAGAACCATTTAGGACATAAAGACAAGTTGAATGAATATATCACCCATCGAGGTTCAGGACTTTTCCTTATTCTTCCTGGGGTGAAAAAGGGAGGATATCTGGGTGAAACATTATTTAGTTAA
- a CDS encoding FTR1 family iron permease, translating into MKHYLVKITFCLALLGLLFPVKALPVSAASETSMSDAYIAISDAKETLNDKGKSEADKKAAVDKVKTEIDKLKINDSKAGKKVKNEVKTLDKTPSDQKKAEDMSDLTKALIAYENAQASGNSGAEIKKLQDAVDGKDQAMKDAIKAKDQTQLKALNAQLNQIWTSNETVIRNYDADKYGQIEVALMQLRVAVEKEPLKPQKVETAWQTFKSGVDNVNKKQSTDAKGQYHVTQLNDELDKAIQAIDDNDLDKADAALGKFIQVWPYVEGKIQTKNGSLYTTIEDKIPYYQSILDNSNKDRVKDGLSDINKDIKDTVGKSGYNAIDVMIIFLREGLEVLLIVMALVTMTRQSGDKKGTSSVIGGALLGLVLSLILAFVFIQTLGNSGILREGMEAVLGIVAVILMFAVGIWMHNKSNAQRWNQMMQSMYDKAANNRSLALLGLIGLISVMREGVEVILFYMGMIGEVSVKDFILGIGIALVILAIFAALFRFIVKLIPIRYIFRVLSILIFVMAFKMLGVSIQKMQLLDTVPQHSIEHLPTLSWIGFYPSWETIIPQLIFIALIALYTYFSNKRKTA; encoded by the coding sequence GTGAAACATTATTTAGTTAAAATCACATTTTGCCTGGCACTACTCGGCCTTCTTTTTCCCGTCAAAGCTTTACCAGTAAGTGCCGCGTCAGAAACGAGTATGAGTGATGCTTATATTGCGATTTCTGATGCGAAAGAGACGTTGAATGATAAAGGGAAGTCAGAAGCGGATAAAAAAGCAGCCGTGGATAAGGTGAAAACTGAGATTGACAAGCTAAAAATTAATGACAGCAAAGCAGGCAAGAAAGTCAAAAATGAAGTGAAAACGCTAGACAAAACACCTTCTGACCAGAAGAAAGCAGAAGACATGTCTGATTTGACGAAAGCCTTGATTGCTTATGAAAATGCGCAAGCTAGCGGCAACTCAGGCGCTGAAATAAAAAAATTACAAGATGCGGTTGACGGTAAAGATCAAGCAATGAAAGATGCCATCAAAGCCAAGGATCAAACGCAGTTGAAAGCCCTGAATGCACAATTGAATCAAATTTGGACCAGTAATGAAACGGTTATCCGAAATTATGATGCGGATAAATATGGTCAAATTGAAGTGGCGTTAATGCAATTGCGTGTAGCTGTGGAAAAGGAACCTTTGAAACCGCAAAAAGTAGAAACAGCATGGCAAACTTTCAAATCTGGTGTTGATAATGTCAACAAGAAACAATCTACAGATGCTAAAGGTCAATATCATGTGACGCAATTGAATGACGAACTGGATAAAGCCATTCAAGCGATTGATGATAATGATTTAGATAAAGCAGATGCAGCGTTAGGGAAATTCATTCAAGTTTGGCCGTATGTAGAAGGTAAGATTCAAACTAAGAACGGCAGTTTATATACAACAATTGAAGATAAAATCCCTTACTATCAAAGTATTCTAGATAATTCAAACAAAGATCGTGTGAAAGACGGGCTGTCTGATATTAATAAGGATATCAAAGACACTGTCGGCAAATCAGGTTATAATGCGATCGATGTCATGATTATCTTCTTGCGTGAAGGTCTAGAAGTCTTATTGATTGTCATGGCTTTAGTTACCATGACACGTCAGTCTGGAGATAAAAAAGGCACGTCAAGTGTCATAGGAGGCGCCTTGCTCGGTTTAGTATTGAGTTTAATACTGGCATTTGTCTTTATACAAACACTTGGCAACAGCGGTATCTTGCGTGAAGGTATGGAAGCGGTATTAGGTATCGTAGCTGTAATCTTGATGTTCGCGGTAGGTATCTGGATGCACAATAAATCCAATGCACAACGATGGAATCAAATGATGCAATCTATGTATGATAAGGCAGCCAACAATCGCAGTCTAGCCTTGTTAGGCTTAATCGGTTTAATTTCCGTCATGCGTGAAGGCGTTGAAGTGATTTTATTCTACATGGGTATGATAGGCGAAGTATCAGTGAAAGACTTTATATTAGGTATCGGAATTGCGCTTGTGATTCTCGCTATCTTTGCGGCACTCTTCCGCTTCATCGTCAAACTCATCCCAATCCGTTACATTTTCAGAGTACTTTCTATCTTAATCTTTGTCATGGCCTTTAAGATGCTCGGTGTCAGCATTCAGAAAATGCAATTGCTCGACACAGTACCACAACACAGCATTGAACATTTGCCGACATTAAGTTGGATTGGATTCTATCCAAGTTGGGAAACGATTATACCGCAACTTATTTTTATAGCATTAATCGCACTCTACACTTATTTTTCAAATAAAAGAAAAACAGCATAA
- the tatC gene encoding twin-arginine translocase subunit TatC, with translation MLGHFGELRSRLLKAGIAFIVAVLIMYISSHWWMHPFIHEIKRGNMTLHAFSFTEMIQIYVMIIFFGALLLVSPIIFYQLWAFIAPGLHANERGFIRRYSAFCAFFFLAGIAFAYFIGFPLIIHFSLNLSGIMDIAPVIGFKEYLSELLRWLLIFGILFQLPVVLFGLARFGLIDAHQLSKSRKYVYFACFVGASIVAPPDLLLNILLTIPLILLFEVSMVIVKVTQLRHPQTFPEK, from the coding sequence TTGCTCGGCCATTTTGGAGAGTTACGCAGCCGCTTGCTTAAAGCAGGTATTGCTTTTATTGTTGCTGTACTCATCATGTACATTTCTTCGCACTGGTGGATGCATCCGTTTATCCATGAAATTAAACGTGGCAATATGACTTTGCATGCTTTTTCCTTTACGGAAATGATTCAAATCTATGTCATGATTATTTTCTTTGGTGCCTTGCTGCTGGTTTCACCGATTATTTTCTATCAGTTATGGGCTTTTATCGCGCCTGGTTTGCATGCAAATGAAAGAGGCTTTATTAGAAGGTATAGTGCTTTCTGTGCTTTCTTTTTCCTAGCAGGTATTGCCTTTGCGTACTTTATCGGCTTCCCGCTGATTATCCATTTCTCGCTTAATTTATCGGGAATCATGGATATTGCGCCGGTGATCGGCTTCAAGGAGTATTTATCGGAACTCTTGCGTTGGCTGCTCATCTTTGGCATTTTGTTCCAATTGCCGGTAGTGTTGTTCGGTTTAGCGAGATTTGGTTTGATCGATGCGCATCAGTTATCGAAATCACGTAAATATGTTTATTTCGCGTGTTTTGTAGGTGCCAGTATTGTCGCACCGCCGGACTTGTTGCTGAACATTCTATTAACTATTCCTTTAATTTTATTATTCGAAGTCAGTATGGTGATTGTGAAAGTTACGCAGTTGCGCCATCCGCAGACATTTCCTGAGAAATAA
- the tatA gene encoding twin-arginine translocase TatA/TatE family subunit — translation MFTNIFVLGITGPTSLVVIAIIALIIFGPTKLPQFGRAIGSTLKEFKSAAEHIDEDSHETPSKPSESQRKESTK, via the coding sequence ATGTTTACAAATATATTTGTCCTTGGTATCACTGGTCCTACGAGTTTAGTTGTCATTGCCATTATCGCCTTAATTATTTTCGGTCCGACGAAATTGCCTCAATTCGGCAGAGCTATCGGATCGACTTTGAAAGAATTTAAATCTGCTGCTGAGCATATAGATGAAGATTCGCACGAGACACCCAGTAAACCCTCAGAATCTCAACGTAAAGAATCAACAAAATAA
- a CDS encoding putative hydro-lyase, translating into MTDLQNISPQALRKKIREKEVTGHTSGMAKGYIQANVVILPSKYAYDFLKFCFKNPKTCPLLDVSEVGEVNFSKYGKDADITTDVGAYRVYKNGELIDTPTDVQDLFNEDMVSFLIGCSFTFEHALLEAGIPLRHLEEGHNVPMYITNIPAEPAGRFDGNITVSMRPMTMKDAIRATEITTHFKNVHGSPIHIGNPADIGVEDLDHPDFGEPVQIKANEVPVFWGCGVTPQSVALDAKPDLIITHAPGHMFITDIKDSELSD; encoded by the coding sequence ATGACAGATTTACAAAATATTTCGCCGCAAGCCTTGCGTAAAAAAATTCGAGAAAAAGAAGTCACAGGACATACAAGCGGGATGGCAAAAGGTTACATTCAAGCCAATGTCGTTATTCTACCTTCAAAATATGCATATGATTTTTTAAAATTCTGTTTCAAAAATCCGAAAACCTGCCCATTGCTCGACGTCTCAGAAGTCGGCGAAGTCAACTTTTCCAAATACGGCAAAGATGCAGATATCACTACAGACGTAGGCGCTTACCGCGTTTATAAAAACGGAGAACTTATTGACACACCGACAGACGTACAAGACCTGTTTAACGAAGACATGGTCAGCTTCCTGATCGGCTGCAGCTTCACCTTCGAACACGCCTTGCTAGAAGCCGGAATTCCACTGCGCCATCTTGAAGAAGGCCACAACGTTCCCATGTACATCACCAATATACCCGCCGAACCAGCAGGACGCTTTGACGGCAACATCACAGTCAGCATGCGTCCCATGACCATGAAAGACGCCATCCGTGCCACAGAAATCACCACACATTTCAAGAACGTCCACGGCTCACCAATCCATATCGGCAACCCAGCAGACATCGGAGTAGAAGACCTAGACCATCCAGATTTCGGCGAACCCGTCCAAATTAAAGCCAACGAAGTACCCGTCTTTTGGGGCTGCGGCGTGACCCCGCAATCAGTCGCACTCGATGCCAAACCCGACCTGATCATCACACACGCACCTGGCCATATGTTCATCACCGACATCAAAGACAGTGAACTCAGTGACTAA
- a CDS encoding catalase, translating into MTTNNGTKVSEDELTLTAGERGPSLLEDFHFREKIMHFDHERIPERVVHARGFGAHGEFELYEDLSEYTSADFLTNTDKKTPLFTRISTVQGSKGSPDTVRDVRGFATKFYTDEGIFDLVGNDIPVFFVQDAIKFPDVIHAVKPEPDTETPQGGSAHDTFWDFFAENPEASHTTMWVMSDRGIPKNIRQLEGFGVHTYRLVNAKGESFFVKFHWRPVYGLESLVWDEAQILQGKDIDFHRKDLHESIEKGDYPAWELGLQIIREDQEFDFDFDILDPTKLWPEDEIPVKIVGKMTLNRNVDNVFDEIEQIAFHPGHVVPGIDFSDDPLLQGRLFSYTDTQISRLGGPNFNQIPINRPVNKVHNNQRDAMYQMDIHTDKTSYHNNGMEGNCPFTSSKAQGGFEHYPERVEGHKVRTRSESFKDYYSQAKLYLNSLTQPEYDHTVDGFSFEIGKCKSMDVRQRAVNQLNKIDRELAERVADNVGVTVPEENEEVKSDKKDSQLTMEKYNRPLPGHSVAVLINGDIDPETLKKYAKEFASNGLNYAFIGKQQKELSDDITVNDTYETGHSTLFDSLVILSDGNGLVPDAEEFAALAYKHKKPIIFNEAAAKDLQDGKIKLDAPGVFTSDNPDTIVKAFDKVRYWDRK; encoded by the coding sequence ATGACTACCAATAATGGTACAAAAGTCAGCGAAGACGAACTCACTTTAACAGCAGGCGAACGTGGGCCAAGCCTGCTTGAAGACTTTCATTTCAGAGAAAAAATTATGCATTTCGACCATGAACGTATTCCAGAACGCGTAGTACATGCACGCGGCTTTGGTGCTCATGGCGAATTCGAATTATATGAAGATTTATCAGAATATACATCAGCTGATTTCTTAACAAATACTGATAAGAAGACACCGTTATTTACGAGAATTTCTACAGTACAAGGTTCGAAAGGTTCTCCGGATACAGTTCGTGACGTACGTGGTTTCGCAACTAAATTCTACACTGACGAAGGTATCTTTGACTTAGTAGGTAACGATATTCCAGTCTTCTTCGTCCAAGATGCAATCAAATTCCCGGACGTGATTCATGCAGTGAAACCTGAACCTGATACAGAAACGCCACAAGGTGGTTCGGCACATGATACATTCTGGGACTTCTTTGCTGAAAATCCAGAAGCGTCACATACCACAATGTGGGTCATGAGTGACCGCGGTATTCCGAAAAATATTCGTCAACTTGAAGGATTCGGCGTACATACGTACCGTTTAGTTAACGCAAAAGGCGAATCTTTCTTTGTTAAATTCCATTGGCGTCCAGTATATGGTTTAGAATCATTAGTATGGGATGAAGCACAAATCTTACAAGGTAAAGATATCGATTTCCATCGTAAAGACTTACATGAATCAATCGAAAAAGGTGATTACCCAGCTTGGGAATTAGGTCTGCAAATTATTCGCGAAGACCAAGAATTTGATTTCGACTTCGATATCTTAGATCCGACTAAATTATGGCCGGAAGATGAAATTCCTGTAAAAATTGTAGGTAAAATGACATTGAACCGCAATGTAGACAATGTCTTTGATGAAATCGAACAAATCGCTTTCCATCCAGGACATGTCGTGCCAGGGATAGATTTCTCAGATGACCCACTCTTACAAGGTCGTCTTTTCTCCTACACAGATACACAAATTTCACGTCTTGGGGGCCCTAACTTTAACCAAATTCCTATCAACCGCCCAGTGAATAAAGTGCACAATAACCAACGTGATGCAATGTACCAAATGGATATCCATACAGATAAAACATCTTATCACAACAATGGTATGGAAGGTAACTGCCCATTCACTAGCTCTAAAGCACAAGGCGGTTTCGAACACTATCCAGAACGCGTTGAAGGTCATAAAGTGCGTACACGCAGTGAAAGTTTCAAAGACTATTACTCACAAGCTAAATTATATCTTAACAGCTTAACGCAACCTGAATATGACCATACAGTTGACGGTTTCTCATTTGAAATTGGTAAATGTAAAAGTATGGATGTGCGTCAACGCGCAGTTAATCAATTAAATAAAATTGACCGTGAACTTGCCGAACGTGTAGCAGATAATGTAGGCGTTACAGTTCCGGAAGAAAATGAAGAAGTAAAATCCGATAAAAAAGACAGTCAATTGACGATGGAAAAATATAATCGTCCATTACCAGGTCACTCAGTAGCCGTATTGATTAACGGCGATATCGATCCAGAAACATTGAAAAAATATGCAAAAGAATTTGCTTCAAACGGTTTAAACTATGCTTTCATTGGTAAACAACAAAAAGAATTGTCAGATGACATCACAGTGAATGACACTTATGAAACAGGACACTCTACTTTATTCGACAGCTTAGTGATTCTATCAGATGGCAATGGTTTAGTGCCGGATGCAGAAGAATTTGCAGCATTGGCTTACAAACATAAAAAGCCGATTATCTTTAACGAAGCGGCAGCTAAAGATTTACAAGATGGCAAAATCAAATTAGATGCACCAGGCGTCTTCACTTCAGATAATCCAGATACTATCGTGAAAGCATTTGATAAAGTGCGTTATTGGGATAGAAAATAA
- a CDS encoding anaerobic C4-dicarboxylate transporter family protein, with product MFLFITEIVIMVLAIIMGLRTAGALGCGIFAIVAQLIMIFIFGLPPGSAPVTAVLIILSIGIAGGTLQATGGIDYLVYLASKIIERFPKSIIFIAPMIVFLFVFGIGTANIALSLEPIIAKTATKAGIQPKRPLIASVLTANLALLCSPAASATAYIIATLAVTGVTMGKYLSIVLPTALLSMLALSVYCTFVGRKRNVQPSVFAENILSDLEEESIKPYFPRRVKLGVAAFLIGVGCILVFGIFSDLVPTFKVDGKMIKLQTTDIVQLFMYASAAVNLVLVKLKTSDILSSHITQSAIGALFAVLGPGWLGATIFSAPQNKKIMTQEIGGIIEQVPWLVIILVSLVTIIVISQSATASIMLPILMSIGVPPTFFLAMVQTLNVNFVIPAQPTLLFAVDLDETKQTRATSFIVPGFFAITVSVIIGFTIKAILGI from the coding sequence ATGTTCCTATTTATAACGGAAATTGTGATTATGGTACTCGCTATTATTATGGGACTGAGAACAGCGGGTGCATTAGGCTGTGGTATTTTCGCCATTGTAGCACAGTTGATTATGATATTTATATTTGGCTTGCCTCCGGGATCCGCCCCGGTGACAGCCGTACTTATTATTTTATCTATTGGTATTGCAGGAGGAACTTTGCAAGCAACAGGAGGTATAGATTATCTCGTATACCTCGCTTCAAAGATTATTGAACGCTTTCCAAAGTCTATTATTTTTATTGCGCCGATGATTGTCTTCTTATTTGTATTTGGCATCGGAACAGCAAATATTGCATTATCACTTGAACCTATTATTGCAAAGACTGCGACGAAAGCAGGGATTCAACCGAAGCGACCGCTCATCGCCTCAGTATTAACGGCAAACTTAGCTTTGCTTTGTAGTCCGGCAGCCTCAGCAACGGCATATATTATTGCAACATTAGCAGTAACTGGAGTAACGATGGGTAAATATCTATCTATCGTTTTACCGACTGCCTTACTCAGCATGTTAGCACTCAGTGTTTACTGCACATTTGTTGGACGTAAACGCAATGTTCAACCAAGCGTATTTGCTGAAAATATCTTGAGCGATTTAGAAGAAGAAAGTATTAAACCGTATTTTCCACGCAGAGTTAAACTCGGAGTAGCGGCCTTTTTAATTGGCGTAGGTTGTATTTTAGTATTCGGTATATTTTCAGATCTCGTTCCTACATTTAAAGTAGACGGCAAAATGATTAAATTACAGACAACGGATATTGTCCAACTCTTTATGTATGCCAGTGCAGCAGTCAATCTCGTATTGGTTAAACTGAAAACAAGTGATATTTTGTCTTCGCACATTACACAATCTGCAATTGGTGCCTTGTTTGCAGTGCTTGGGCCTGGTTGGCTAGGTGCGACCATCTTCAGTGCACCACAGAATAAAAAAATTATGACCCAGGAAATAGGCGGTATTATTGAACAGGTACCTTGGCTCGTTATTATTCTGGTTTCGCTCGTTACAATTATTGTCATCTCGCAATCAGCTACGGCTTCGATTATGCTTCCAATCTTGATGAGCATCGGCGTGCCACCGACCTTTTTCTTAGCCATGGTACAGACTTTAAATGTCAATTTCGTGATTCCTGCGCAACCCACCCTGTTATTTGCAGTGGATCTTGATGAGACGAAACAGACTCGGGCAACCAGCTTTATCGTGCCTGGATTTTTTGCCATTACGGTCTCAGTCATTATAGGCTTTACTATAAAAGCAATACTTGGAATTTAA
- a CDS encoding KxYKxGKxW signal peptide domain-containing protein gives MGEKKVRFKLYKAGKHWIKA, from the coding sequence ATGGGAGAAAAAAAGGTAAGGTTCAAGCTATATAAAGCCGGCAAACATTGGATTAAAGCTTGA